GAAGGAATGACTGGTCCGGTCCCAACACCCCGCGTGGGGAGTGCTGCCGGGCTTAGCAAGTAGATAGGATTTGCGCCGATGGCCATGAGTGCCGGCCCAGCCGAAGACGGCAGCCCGATGTCGGACATCAACACGACGCCGCTCGTCGACGTCATGCTGGTGCTTCTGATCATCTTCCTTATCACGGTTCCGGTCGTGATCCAGACCGTGCCCGTCAAGCTTCCGAGCGTGGTTTTCGAGGCGACCACCACCAAGCCGGAGAACGTGGCTCTCACCGTCCGGGCCGCGCCTAACGGTGCCTGCGAGGTCTATTGGGGCCTCACCAAGGTGAGTTCGCCGGAACTGATCGACCGCGCGGTCGTCAAGCTTCGCAAGGAGATCGATCGTCAGGGTGGCCCCAATGCCCCCGGCCTCGAGCTTCCCGAAGTCCATATCCGCGGCGACGTGAACACGCCCTACCGCTGCATCGGCGGCACCGTGTACACCATGCAGCGCGCAGGCTTCGTCCGCGTCGGCTTCATTTCCGAGCCGCCCGCGGGCTACACCAACGCGCGTCTCTGATCTCGCTTTCCAGGAGTAGTTAAGATGGCAATGTCAGCCGGAGCCGCGGAAGGCGAACCGATGATGGACATCAACACCACGCCGTTGATCGACGTGATGCTGGTGCTTCTGATCAT
The sequence above is drawn from the Rhizorhabdus dicambivorans genome and encodes:
- a CDS encoding ExbD/TolR family protein — protein: MAMSAGPAEDGSPMSDINTTPLVDVMLVLLIIFLITVPVVIQTVPVKLPSVVFEATTTKPENVALTVRAAPNGACEVYWGLTKVSSPELIDRAVVKLRKEIDRQGGPNAPGLELPEVHIRGDVNTPYRCIGGTVYTMQRAGFVRVGFISEPPAGYTNARL